The following proteins are co-located in the Microcystis wesenbergii NRERC-220 genome:
- the gorA gene encoding glutathione-disulfide reductase, translating to MSYDFDLLVIGGGSGGIATARRAAEYGAKVGLAEYDRLGGTCVNRGCIPKKLMVYSSRFPQLFKDAEGYGWSPVESQLNWQKLISAVNQETIRLNGIYQKMLDNSQVTLFPNYAKFIDTHTLEVGDQKITADKILIAVGGHPVKPDIPGIEHTVVSDAMFQLPEQPKRIIVLGAGYIGVEFAGIMHGLGTEVVQLIRKDKILRGFDEDIRDEIQGEMIRQGIKIMPETFPTSIEKTEEGLKVHIQGKETSEMLFVDALGLAATGRIPKLEKLGLENVNVEVKKGAIVVNEYSQTSEDNIYAVGDCTDKINLTPVAINEGRAFADTVFGNKPRLMSYENVPSAVFSTPEAATVGLTELQAKKQYGDTVIKVYRSKFRPGYNVLPGREDKTLMKLVVHQESGKILGAHMVGDHAAEIIQGVAIAVKMGATKADFDATVGIHPSAAEEFVTMR from the coding sequence ATGAGTTATGATTTTGATTTATTGGTGATTGGTGGTGGTTCTGGTGGTATTGCCACCGCTAGACGGGCAGCCGAATACGGGGCAAAAGTGGGATTAGCAGAATACGATCGTTTGGGAGGAACCTGTGTTAATCGCGGTTGTATTCCCAAAAAATTAATGGTTTATTCTAGTCGTTTTCCGCAACTATTTAAGGATGCGGAAGGTTACGGTTGGAGTCCGGTAGAGAGTCAGTTAAATTGGCAAAAATTAATTAGTGCCGTTAATCAGGAAACTATCCGTTTAAATGGCATTTATCAAAAGATGCTCGATAATTCTCAAGTGACGCTTTTTCCTAATTATGCCAAGTTTATTGATACCCATACCCTAGAGGTGGGAGATCAGAAAATTACTGCCGATAAAATTTTAATTGCCGTGGGGGGACATCCCGTTAAACCTGATATTCCGGGGATCGAACATACAGTAGTTTCTGATGCCATGTTTCAACTGCCAGAACAACCGAAAAGAATTATAGTTTTAGGGGCGGGATATATTGGGGTAGAATTTGCCGGTATTATGCACGGATTAGGGACAGAAGTGGTGCAGTTAATCCGTAAAGACAAGATTTTAAGAGGGTTTGATGAGGATATCCGCGATGAGATTCAAGGGGAAATGATCCGTCAGGGAATTAAAATTATGCCCGAAACTTTCCCCACTTCGATCGAGAAAACTGAAGAGGGGTTAAAGGTACATATTCAGGGGAAAGAAACCTCAGAAATGCTCTTTGTTGATGCCCTAGGATTAGCCGCTACTGGAAGAATTCCTAAGCTGGAAAAATTGGGCTTAGAGAATGTCAATGTCGAGGTAAAAAAAGGGGCAATTGTCGTCAACGAGTATAGCCAAACCAGTGAAGATAATATCTACGCCGTGGGCGATTGTACCGATAAAATTAATTTAACTCCCGTGGCGATTAATGAGGGGCGAGCTTTTGCCGATACAGTCTTTGGTAATAAACCCCGGTTAATGAGTTATGAAAACGTTCCTTCGGCAGTATTTTCTACTCCTGAAGCGGCGACGGTGGGATTAACGGAATTGCAAGCAAAAAAACAATATGGTGACACGGTAATTAAAGTTTATCGGTCTAAATTCCGCCCCGGTTACAATGTTTTACCAGGCCGAGAGGACAAAACTTTGATGAAATTAGTTGTCCATCAGGAAAGTGGTAAAATCCTTGGCGCGCACATGGTGGGAGATCACGCCGCCGAAATTATTCAAGGAGTAGCCATTGCCGTAAAAATGGGGGCGACAAAAGCCGATTTTGATGCCACTGTCGGCATTCATCCCAGTGCTGCCGAGGAATTCGTCACCATGCGTTAA